In Hyla sarda isolate aHylSar1 chromosome 12, aHylSar1.hap1, whole genome shotgun sequence, a genomic segment contains:
- the SOX12 gene encoding transcription factor SOX-12 has protein sequence MVQHKTVGGNAKTPDAVHGGPSWCKTPSGHIKRPMNAFMVWSQIERRKLMSLCPNMHNADISRSLGQRWKLLEDTDKIPYVREAERLRLKHMADYPNYKYRPRRRARDPANRTRTRLPRTTSRCQPAPSPCQSEVNLGSSMHWGEENTGWGGHKAAQSEETQNRESSPRSPEVPPYSQARSLPSSPEPVEDDEGPEESLPGLCSGSPCVPPERELLPSSGSHFEFPDHCTPEVVEMISGSGFLGSVSDLVFSF, from the coding sequence ATGGTGCAACACAAGACTGTTGGGGGGAATGCAAAGACACCTGATGCTGTTCATGGGGGGCCCAGCTGGTGTAAGACCCCTAGTGGGCACATCAAACGTCCAATGAATGCCTTCATGGTATGGTCTCAGATAGAGAGGAGGAAGCTAATGTCTCTATGCCCCAATATGCACAATGCTGACATCTCTCGCAGCCTCGGCCAACGCTGGAAGTTACTGGAGGACACAGATAAAATCCCGTATGTCAGAGAGGCTGAACGCCTGCGGCTCAAACACATGGCTGACTATCCCAACTACAAATACCGGCCGCGTCGACGTGCCCGAGATCCGGCAAACAGAACACGCACCAGACTGCCCCGTACCACATCTAGGTGCCAACCTGCTCCCTCGCCATGCCAGTCGGAAGTAAATCTGGGTTCCAGCATGCACTGGGGTGAGGAAAACACTGGGTGGGGGGGGCACAAAGCCGCCCAATCAGAAGAGACGCAAAATCGGGAGTCATCACCACGCAGTCCAGAGGTGCCCCCCTACTCCCAAGCTCGCTCCTTGCCCTCCTCCCCAGAGCCAGTTGAAGATGATGAGGGCCCAGAGGAAAGTCTACCCGGACTCTGTTCAGGGTCCCCTTGTGTCCCACCAGAGAGAGAGCTTCTTCCAAGCAGTGGGTCCCATTTCGAGTTTCCCGATCACTGCACCCCCGAGGTGGTTGAGATGATATCTGGGAGTGGCTTCCTTGGAAGTGTGTCCGATCTAGTGTTCTCCTTCTGA